GATGCTTGGAGTCGACCATTTCGAGAAAGTACTGCAGGCCCATcatgcgcgccgcctgcttgCGCTCAGCCACGGCCCTCTCgcgcttcctcctcgccgcggccttttcctcgggcgtcatgtcggcgccgtcgccgctgtctGAGGACGTGTCgctgtcgacgtcgtcgtgcccggcgcggcgggcgaccaggCTCGCCTTCTTCCAGTTCGTGCGGGcgctcgacgggcgcgtGTCGACGgggtcctcgagcgcgagcacctcgctgccggccgtctcgctggcgccgaggcgggcgcgcggcttGGTGGACTGGCGGAACTGGGCCTCGCGGATGGCCGTCACCCagcgggtggtggcgtcgaggctgtAGCCCTGCATTTCCCTCCGCGCGCGGTAGCCGCGAAACGTCTTCTGAAtgacgcgcgcggcggcggcatcacgCTCGTCCCTGGAAGGCCCATTTCCGGTGGACGAGACGGAGAGAGATGCGCTGCGACGCTGCtcccgggcgcggcgcttgGCCTCGCTCTCCTTCTCGGCCTGGACGTGAGCGATGTGCTCAAACTGGTCCTTGTCCGGCGGCACGAGCGAGTCCATGTATTCCTTTGTTTTGGGGACGGTCTCGACGGGGCGCTCGTCAACGACGCTGCTACagctgctgcgtcgccgttCTCTGCGGTAGAGGTGGTGGTCACTGTCGGCGGACAGTGACATGATGGTCTaggccggccgggcggggAGGCCGTTTTATTATGCCGCCCAGTTGCCGGACGGAGCTATCGTCTGTCACCCTATCGTCGGCGGGgctcggcctgcagcagcgtgggtgggcggcgggggttTGTGCTGATCCGGTGCGAATTTCAAGGCTGAATGCCGCTGAATGAGCATGGGCCGCCACTGGTTGGGATCCTGACTTGGCAAGGCTCGCGCGGTGATGGAGTTGGGAGGGTGCGATGCGAATGCCCTGTTTCCGGGTCCTTTTCTTTGCTGTGTTTTGGATAGCGACACAgtggatggtggtgaggtAAGTTGGCAAATCGTGAGGCATCGATACCTAGGTAGGTGTTGAagtcggcgcggccggcggcaggcaagccGGCGCTCGTCGCTATtattggggggggggtaacGGAGCCGTTGACGTCGGGATGCGGAATGGGCGGGCAAGAATAGCagaggtcgcggcggcggccgtcaaTCATTGTTACACAGGAAGGCGGGACCGTGGACGGTGGCGGGTTCCCGTCAGTCCGTTATGAATGGGAAGGTCAAGGCCAGGAAGGGTAGGGAACTGCACCATGAACGCGTATTCGAATCCGAGAGACGAGAAAGCTCGGTCATTCGGCCAGCTGCAACCTCGCGCAATCTTCTAGCTACGCAGGGCTCAGCAGCGACGCAGCAACGGGCCCTACCTAAGCCATGTGAAGAACCTGAACGTTGGGGGAGGTggggggaagaagggctTCCACAGATCCGAACCAAACGGCCGAAGCAGCAACGTCCCGCGCGGGACGCaaaggcggcgtcggcggaccGGGGAACAAGGACGAGGCAGCCtgacgaggcggagcagcaggatgCGCGAGTCCGGCTCGGCAGACGGGGACCCGGAACATGCCCGGGATCCAGATCCAGCCCGATCCAAGCCACAACGATGGCGCACCCATAGTCGCGGGATCGGCGGGCTCAGCACAGTCGACAACTggttgcgccgcgccgcgccgcgtaGCGATGCATCATGTATATCATCCATGACTatccgtggcggcgcgtccgcAAGGCAGACTTGGCCCTCCGTCGCCATGCTCCCCCATAAGTAAGTACGTAATGGAGCTAGCAGTATAGTAGGTAATTACAGGAAGCGGTGTCGGGGCGACCCGAGACAACGACCTCGCTTCTGGAGCCCGTCTGGCGTGCTTATCTCGCGTCATGCGAAGCGCCGCAAGTAACCACAAACAACAGTGCCCGACCGAAATATATCCAAGAGAAGAATAGAACGTATGGGAGGCTGCTCGGCCTCATGAAAACAAAAACTCTTTGAGGACCGGCGAGCCCGAAAACTCAGGGTTCAACATAATGCAACTATATCGGGCAAGGTCAGCACCGCCACGGCACACctgcagcacgcacgcacgcacgcacgcacgccgcgtACGCAGGTAGGTACTTTTACGTTGAGGGGCAGCGAGACGCACTTGAGGAAATACTGcaggcccgcccgccgctttTCGAGAAACTTGGGCCGGAACTTGGAGATGACGCTcttgggcggcagctccggcaccgcggcgccgaagcccgGGAACGACTGCAtgagccgccggcgcaggtcGTCAAACTCGGAGTAGCGCTTCCGTATGTTCATGTAGCTGCCCTGTcccgcacgcccgccgagtTAGCAAAAGCACATCCGCCCCGCCGGCCGGGGGAGAGTCCCTAGGCATgagttgggggggggggggaaacaAAACAAGGGGGCGGCACAGCGGATCCGGAGATATGGAGGGGAACACCCACGTTGAGCGTCTCGACGCGCACGATCCACACGACAAAGGCGCCAATGTTGGTCGCgctgccgttgacgacggtATAGTCGACAATCTCGACGCTCTTGGCCCAGCAGGCGTCGTTGCGGTCGTTGTGCTCGCTCGTGTCGTTGTCGCGCAAcgtgatggcgccggcgggcagcgagtCGGCCGACAGGCTCGAGACGCtccgctggtgctggtggatGCTTGAGTTGAGCCAgtacggcggcgacgtggccgacgccggcgacatcATCGATGTCGAAACGTGCCCAttgtcttcgtcgtcgtcgtggcagtcattgccgtcgttgccatggccgccgccgctgccggtggtgccggtggtgagctggccgcccggtgctggcggtgcGTCGCTGGCGGAGGTGGCCGGTgtctcggcgtcgcggtcgctgccgccgggcgctcgtcgcgcatcCGTGTCtaccgccgacgccatccgGCCATGCGAGGGGCGCCGCTCATGTGTGTCTCGCTGCGTCGGGAAAAGCTCTGCTGGCGGTCCTGTTTCTGCGCGAGGTcgaaagggaggggagggttggtgtcgcgcgggcgtcgcgcgcgcgcaaaaATCCTGCGGGCGTCGTGCCGTGCcgcaggcgacgacgacgcaagGGCTGTTCGTGCGGTGCTTTGTTGTGCGGGCCCGCCGTGGGCGATAGCAAATGCTGCGTGAGGATGTGGTTTGAGCGCGCGATGTGGGAGATGCAGCTTGCGCGGGTGCGTGCGAATTGGATGTCATCCAACATGAACGTCgtcatggatggcatggcggGATGGGGAGCCAGCAGCGTCCCCGTACATCAGCGCAGGCTTGGATGGCACCTCTCTAGGCGTGAAGCTCGGGTGCCAGAACGGGCGCCAGGCGTTGCCCGGCTCCACCAATCCGATGCCATGGAGACCACTGCTATGGAATGGTCCAATGGACCCGACGGCACCTCATGTCCTCTGGGAACCCTCTAGCAAACCTCTGGAGTTTGCAACATCCCTCCCACCTcttttgccgccgccgccatgggaAGCGAGGTGAACGCACCgagcctcgacctcgacggcaggGCAGCGAAAACGCACAACCTGCCTCCGCAACGAGCCGCATCGTGGCCCCGAGCACAGCCCtctgacgacgccgggcgcgAGAGACAGCGAACACCGTCAGGGCGCGACCTGCATTCGCCGTGTGCGAGACATGCCAGCGATTGAACGTCACGGGGTGGTCTCGACGGGGGACCtgatgccgctgctgcccactGGAGGCCATGCCTCGCGCAACGTGTCTGTTCGAAGCGTGCGACAAAGGGCAAAGGCCCGGTCGTCACGCAGCCTTTGTCGGACAGGTGGCAGCGGGCTCCCAT
This region of Purpureocillium takamizusanense chromosome 9, complete sequence genomic DNA includes:
- a CDS encoding uncharacterized protein (COG:S~EggNog:ENOG503P2XM), yielding MASAVDTDARRAPGGSDRDAETPATSASDAPPAPGGQLTTGTTGSGGGHGNDGNDCHDDDEDNGHVSTSMMSPASATSPPYWLNSSIHQHQRSVSSLSADSLPAGAITLRDNDTSEHNDRNDACWAKSVEIVDYTVVNGSATNIGAFVVWIVRVETLNGSYMNIRKRYSEFDDLRRRLMQSFPGFGAAVPELPPKSVISKFRPKFLEKRRAGLQYFLNCIMLNPEFSGSPVLKEFLFS